In a single window of the Bradyrhizobium erythrophlei genome:
- a CDS encoding DUF3309 family protein yields the protein MSIGTIILIILVIALLGGFSGVGGGPFYGTGYYGGGGLGLVIVILLILLLLGRL from the coding sequence ATGTCTATCGGAACTATCATTCTCATTATTCTCGTTATTGCCTTGCTCGGCGGCTTCAGCGGCGTCGGCGGCGGTCCGTTCTATGGCACCGGATATTACGGCGGCGGTGGCCTCGGCCTGGTCATCGTCATTCTGTTGATTCTGCTTTTGCTCGGGAGGCTGTAA
- a CDS encoding polyhydroxyalkanoic acid system family protein, whose translation MSAPLVVSIPHRLGREEATRRLKAGLTRAASSIPVLKVDEERWDENRMIFRVRALGQAASGHLDVADDHVRLEVTLPWLLQRFAQAAQLAIRNRGHLLLSKKG comes from the coding sequence ATGTCAGCACCGCTTGTCGTTTCGATTCCGCATCGCCTGGGCCGCGAGGAAGCAACGCGTCGCCTCAAGGCAGGACTGACCCGCGCCGCCTCCAGCATCCCGGTGCTGAAAGTCGACGAGGAGCGATGGGACGAGAACCGCATGATCTTTCGCGTTCGCGCGCTCGGGCAGGCGGCGTCCGGTCATCTCGACGTCGCGGACGATCACGTCCGGCTGGAAGTGACGCTGCCCTGGCTGCTGCAGCGCTTCGCGCAAGCCGCCCAGCTCGCGATCCGCAATCGTGGCCATCTGCTGCTGAGCAAGAAGGGCTGA
- the treY gene encoding malto-oligosyltrehalose synthase, translating to MPPAIPIATYRVQLTANFDFDAAAAIVPYLKALGVTHLYASPFMKARKGSTHGYDIVDHTRLNPELGGEDGFERLSAALKAHDLGLILDFVPNHVGVHFADNPWWLDVLEWGPASSHAVSFDIDWELLPYRTRSGVLLPIIGSSYGEALEKGDIELRYDADEGSFSAWYFEHRLPIAPERYSEILRAIVREAGAEGSATGKRILDLASRQRGLRHPNRNEAPAFKTELRDIAGSAEIIARGLDAYRAGPDRPAQILALHHLLERQHYRLGHWRLASSDINYRRFFDVNTLAGLRVEDAGTFEAIHRLVRKLITEGKLEGLRLDHIDGLRDPAQYFHRLRRLIRDAKGTDATPFYMLIEKILGEGEKLHSFAGVHGTTGYEWLNTITQALVDGKGLEPLDEVWRQISNTSPKLEPVLKQAKRRVLETLLTSEFTVLARLLARIAGGHYTTRDFSADSLRQALELYILHFPVYRTYLTAAGPTEHDRALISETIEKARADWFAADEGIFDFLRDTLTMDLIKPGGPAHSAPRVRRFAMKVQQFTGPMMAKSLEDTTFYRYHRLLALNEVGGDPAARALSIDAFHEAMTIRAKEWPHGMTATATHDTKRGEDARARLMALSEIPGEWTSAVARWKILNAPHLVIEGEMRAPSAAFEYMLYQALLGAWPAEGQDDSLLERLQAYALKAAREGKQETSWLNPNEAYEAGLRTFLARILDRSASAEFLNSLENLARRVSLLGALNSLSQITLKATMPGVPDFYQGTEFWDLSLVDPDNRRPVDFAERAAVLASLQTPDWECLAQNWCNGHLKLAWTRDLLKVRTELAEVFAHGYYEPLQVSGPHRDHVIAFARRRGRDAAIIAVAKSFAPLSQGGRAWPRAEVFEGTLNLKGYSVAGISGERGATEVPLSALFQHLPTAVLKASFVGTARRARKRSPGLKRA from the coding sequence ATGCCGCCGGCCATTCCGATCGCGACCTACCGCGTGCAACTGACGGCCAATTTCGATTTCGACGCCGCCGCTGCGATAGTCCCCTATTTGAAGGCGCTGGGCGTCACGCACCTCTATGCATCGCCCTTCATGAAGGCGCGCAAGGGCAGCACCCACGGTTACGACATCGTCGATCACACCAGGCTCAATCCGGAGCTCGGCGGCGAAGACGGCTTCGAGCGATTGAGCGCCGCGCTGAAGGCGCACGATCTGGGCCTGATCCTCGATTTCGTTCCCAACCATGTCGGCGTGCATTTCGCCGACAATCCGTGGTGGCTCGATGTGCTGGAATGGGGTCCGGCCTCGTCGCACGCGGTGTCGTTCGACATCGACTGGGAACTGTTGCCGTACCGGACGCGTAGCGGCGTGCTGCTGCCGATCATCGGTTCGTCCTACGGCGAAGCTCTGGAAAAGGGCGATATCGAACTTCGCTACGATGCGGATGAGGGAAGTTTTTCTGCCTGGTACTTCGAACATCGCCTGCCGATCGCACCCGAGCGCTACAGCGAAATCCTGCGCGCGATCGTCAGAGAAGCCGGGGCTGAAGGCAGCGCGACAGGAAAACGCATTCTCGACCTCGCCTCGCGCCAAAGGGGATTGCGACATCCCAATCGCAATGAAGCGCCCGCGTTCAAGACGGAACTGCGAGACATCGCCGGAAGCGCCGAGATCATCGCGCGCGGGCTCGACGCCTATCGGGCCGGACCGGATCGCCCGGCGCAGATCCTGGCGCTGCATCATCTGCTCGAGCGCCAGCACTACAGGCTCGGGCATTGGCGATTGGCTTCCAGCGACATCAACTACCGGCGCTTTTTCGACGTCAATACCCTGGCCGGATTGCGGGTCGAGGATGCCGGCACTTTCGAGGCCATCCACCGCCTGGTCAGGAAACTGATCACGGAAGGCAAACTGGAGGGCCTGCGGCTCGATCATATCGACGGCCTGCGCGATCCCGCGCAATATTTTCATCGCCTGCGCCGCTTGATTCGGGACGCGAAGGGAACGGACGCCACGCCGTTCTACATGTTGATCGAAAAAATTCTCGGCGAAGGCGAAAAGCTGCATTCCTTCGCGGGCGTCCACGGCACCACCGGCTATGAATGGCTGAACACCATTACCCAGGCGCTGGTCGACGGCAAAGGCCTTGAGCCGCTCGACGAAGTGTGGCGCCAGATCAGCAATACGTCGCCGAAACTCGAGCCGGTCCTGAAACAGGCCAAGCGCAGGGTGCTCGAGACCTTGCTGACCAGCGAGTTCACGGTGTTGGCGCGCCTGCTCGCGCGTATCGCCGGGGGGCATTACACCACCCGCGACTTTTCCGCAGACAGCCTGCGGCAGGCGCTCGAACTCTATATCCTGCATTTTCCGGTCTACCGCACCTATTTGACCGCGGCGGGTCCGACCGAGCACGACCGCGCGCTGATCTCGGAGACGATCGAAAAGGCGCGCGCAGACTGGTTCGCCGCCGACGAGGGCATCTTCGACTTTCTCCGCGACACCCTGACCATGGACCTGATCAAGCCAGGCGGTCCTGCGCACAGCGCGCCCCGCGTGCGCCGTTTCGCAATGAAGGTGCAGCAGTTCACCGGACCGATGATGGCGAAGTCGCTGGAGGATACGACCTTCTATCGCTACCACCGCCTGCTGGCGCTCAACGAGGTCGGCGGCGATCCCGCAGCCAGAGCGCTTTCCATCGATGCCTTCCATGAAGCCATGACCATTCGCGCCAAAGAGTGGCCGCACGGCATGACGGCGACGGCGACGCACGACACCAAGCGCGGCGAGGACGCGCGTGCGCGTTTGATGGCGCTGAGCGAAATTCCCGGCGAATGGACCAGTGCGGTTGCCCGGTGGAAAATCCTGAACGCGCCGCATCTCGTCATCGAGGGTGAGATGCGCGCACCGTCGGCGGCGTTCGAATACATGCTGTATCAGGCGCTGCTTGGCGCCTGGCCCGCAGAAGGGCAGGACGATTCGTTGCTGGAGCGGTTGCAGGCCTACGCGCTGAAGGCGGCGCGCGAGGGCAAGCAGGAAACCAGCTGGCTCAATCCCAACGAAGCCTATGAGGCGGGTCTGCGGACGTTCCTGGCGCGGATCCTGGACCGCTCGGCCTCCGCCGAATTTCTTAATTCGCTGGAAAATCTGGCGCGTCGCGTCTCGCTGCTGGGGGCGCTGAATTCGCTCAGCCAGATCACGTTGAAGGCCACCATGCCCGGCGTGCCCGACTTCTATCAGGGAACGGAATTCTGGGATTTGTCGCTGGTCGATCCCGATAACCGGCGCCCGGTGGATTTTGCCGAACGCGCCGCCGTGCTGGCATCGCTGCAAACGCCGGATTGGGAATGCCTGGCGCAGAACTGGTGCAATGGCCATTTGAAATTGGCCTGGACCAGAGATCTGCTCAAGGTTCGCACCGAATTGGCCGAGGTGTTCGCGCACGGCTATTACGAGCCGCTGCAGGTTAGCGGCCCGCACCGCGACCATGTCATCGCCTTCGCGCGGCGCCGCGGCCGCGACGCAGCGATCATCGCCGTTGCGAAATCCTTCGCGCCATTGTCGCAAGGCGGGCGGGCCTGGCCGCGCGCAGAAGTTTTTGAAGGCACGCTCAACCTGAAAGGCTATTCCGTCGCGGGCATCAGCGGCGAAAGAGGTGCAACCGAAGTGCCGCTGTCCGCTTTGTTTCAGCATCTGCCCACCGCGGTGTTGAAGGCGAGCTTCGTAGGTACCGCGAGGCGCGCGCGCAAACGCAGCCCCGGCCTGAAGCGCGCTTGA
- the treZ gene encoding malto-oligosyltrehalose trehalohydrolase has protein sequence MNERQFGARLTSDGTSFRLWAPAARRVDLLLDQPHPLRRGEDGWFSTDIPGVKAGARYKFRIDDDIDVPDPASAFQPDDVAGASEVIDHASYPWRATDWRGRPWQEAAVIETHVGSFTRQGTYRAMIGKLDHLVETGITALELMPLADFAGARNWGYDGVLWYAPDSAYGRPDDLKALIDEAHQRGLMVFLDVVYNHFGPEGNYLGRYAPSFFTEAQTPWGSAIDYRVREVRAFAIENALYWLDEYRFDGLRLDAVHAIPEQGEISMLHDLSVAVGKLAAETGRLIHLVLENDDNAASALDAGQDPPQGKYRAQWNDDYHHAWHVLLTGESHGYYRDYQRSPLADIARALASGFVYQGEASAHRKGQLRGEPSGKLAPTAFINFLQNHDQIGNRALGDRLESLADTKAVEAALAITLLAPMIPMLFMAEEWGSRTPFPFFCDFHGDLADAVRNGRHKEFAGAYAKYGDEVPDPLDPATLRSTILDWPSRNEPAGQKRLALVRQLLAVRRRKIVPRLAGAAFGDAHAADNGLLTAGWRMGDGATLRLSANLSASEIAHKSGETAGTPIWGGTPDETIPAWSVFWRLDTR, from the coding sequence ATGAATGAGCGGCAATTCGGAGCAAGGCTGACATCCGACGGCACGTCATTCCGGCTTTGGGCGCCGGCGGCCAGACGGGTCGACCTGCTGCTGGACCAGCCTCATCCGCTGCGGCGCGGCGAAGACGGCTGGTTTTCGACCGATATACCGGGCGTCAAAGCCGGGGCCCGTTACAAATTCCGGATCGACGACGACATCGACGTGCCCGATCCGGCCTCCGCGTTTCAGCCTGATGACGTCGCCGGCGCTAGCGAGGTGATCGATCACGCCAGCTACCCCTGGCGCGCCACGGACTGGCGTGGACGCCCGTGGCAGGAAGCCGCCGTGATCGAGACCCATGTCGGCAGCTTCACCCGGCAAGGCACCTACCGCGCCATGATCGGCAAGCTCGATCATTTGGTGGAGACCGGCATCACCGCGCTCGAATTGATGCCGCTTGCGGATTTCGCAGGCGCGCGCAACTGGGGCTATGACGGCGTGTTGTGGTATGCGCCCGACAGCGCCTATGGACGGCCCGACGATCTCAAGGCCCTGATCGACGAAGCGCATCAGCGCGGGCTGATGGTTTTTCTCGACGTGGTCTATAACCATTTCGGCCCCGAAGGGAACTACCTCGGCCGCTACGCGCCAAGCTTCTTTACCGAAGCGCAGACGCCCTGGGGCAGCGCGATCGATTACCGGGTCCGCGAGGTCCGCGCCTTCGCCATCGAGAATGCGCTGTACTGGCTGGACGAATACCGCTTCGACGGATTGCGGCTGGATGCGGTGCACGCCATTCCCGAGCAGGGCGAAATCTCGATGCTGCATGACCTCAGCGTCGCCGTGGGTAAGCTTGCCGCGGAAACCGGCCGTCTCATTCATCTGGTGCTCGAAAACGACGACAACGCCGCGAGCGCGCTGGATGCCGGGCAGGATCCGCCGCAGGGCAAATACCGCGCCCAGTGGAACGACGATTATCATCACGCCTGGCATGTGCTGCTGACCGGGGAAAGTCACGGCTACTACCGCGACTATCAGCGTTCGCCGCTGGCCGACATAGCCCGTGCGCTTGCGTCGGGATTTGTCTATCAGGGCGAGGCCTCCGCGCATCGCAAGGGGCAATTGCGCGGCGAGCCGAGCGGCAAACTCGCGCCCACCGCCTTCATCAATTTCCTGCAGAACCACGACCAGATCGGCAACCGCGCGCTCGGCGACCGGCTCGAAAGCCTGGCGGACACCAAAGCTGTCGAAGCGGCGCTGGCGATCACGCTATTGGCCCCGATGATTCCGATGCTGTTCATGGCCGAAGAATGGGGCTCAAGGACGCCATTTCCGTTTTTCTGCGATTTCCACGGCGACCTCGCCGACGCCGTACGCAACGGCCGCCACAAGGAGTTCGCCGGCGCCTATGCAAAATATGGCGACGAGGTTCCCGATCCGCTTGATCCGGCGACCCTTCGATCGACGATACTCGACTGGCCATCGCGCAATGAACCGGCGGGGCAAAAGCGGCTGGCGCTGGTGCGGCAACTGCTCGCAGTACGCCGGCGGAAGATCGTGCCGCGGCTTGCCGGCGCGGCCTTTGGAGACGCGCATGCGGCGGACAATGGTTTGCTGACGGCGGGTTGGCGCATGGGCGACGGCGCGACGCTCCGGCTATCGGCTAACCTGTCGGCCAGCGAGATCGCCCATAAGTCAGGGGAAACGGCCGGCACTCCCATCTGGGGCGGCACGCCGGACGAGACGATTCCGGCATGGTCGGTGTTCTGGCGTCTGGACACCCGCTGA
- the glgX gene encoding glycogen debranching protein GlgX, with protein sequence MRLSAGTFSRLGASWDGRGTNFALFSANAQKVELCLFDGQGRRELERIELPERTEDVWHGYLNDVSPGQLYGYRVHGPYEPEHGHRFNANKLLLDPYARRVAGRLVWSDAHFAYRTGSPREDLSFDRRDNARGMPKAVVVDETFNWGRREMRPNISWEDTIIYEAHVKGLTQKRDDVPPNLRGTYGGLSSPAMIGHLKRLGVTTIELLPIHGLVDDRILVEKKLVNYWGYNTLSFFAPEPRYSQDNPLDAFRTTVARLHDAGIEVMLDVVYNHTAEGNHMGPTLSFRGIDNASYYWLKPDNPRYYDDFTGCGSSVNLTHPRVLQMVMDSLRYWVEVCHVDGFRFDLATTLARGPNGFDRNTAFLTAIRQDPVLSSVKLVAEPWDLGLGGYQVGAFPSQWSEWNDKYRSAMRRYWGGEGSLIGEVSSRMTGSSDVYHHDGRTPRAGINHVTVHDGFTLQDLFSYNEKHNEANGEDNRDGSSDNQSNNCGHEGPTDDPAIVALRRQLRKNQLACLLLAQGLPLILAGDEVGNTQNGNNNAYCQDNEIGWIGWENLGREGDDLTDFVGHMTELRKRFPQIRSRRWLDGRRADGSYGVLWLTPAAAEMKEEDWNFPEGRFLSYVLGPIEHGKAPIFIVLNAAPEEIAFKLPQMPEYKSWQQLLNTADVKPGVTDFASGSGAKAPPRSVLAFAGSA encoded by the coding sequence ATGCGACTGTCGGCCGGAACGTTCTCGCGCCTCGGTGCAAGCTGGGACGGTCGGGGGACCAACTTTGCGTTGTTCTCCGCCAATGCACAAAAGGTCGAGCTATGTCTGTTCGACGGCCAGGGCCGCCGCGAACTCGAACGCATCGAGCTGCCGGAGCGCACCGAAGATGTCTGGCACGGTTACCTCAACGACGTTTCGCCGGGACAGCTCTATGGTTACCGCGTTCATGGCCCCTATGAGCCCGAACACGGTCACCGCTTCAACGCCAACAAGCTGCTGCTCGATCCCTATGCCAGGCGGGTGGCCGGACGGCTGGTATGGAGCGATGCGCATTTCGCGTATCGCACCGGAAGCCCGCGTGAAGATCTTTCGTTCGACCGGCGTGACAATGCCCGCGGCATGCCGAAGGCCGTCGTCGTCGACGAAACATTCAATTGGGGTCGTCGCGAAATGCGTCCCAACATTTCCTGGGAAGACACCATCATCTATGAGGCTCACGTCAAAGGCCTGACGCAGAAGCGCGACGACGTCCCTCCGAACCTGCGCGGCACCTATGGCGGGCTGTCATCGCCGGCGATGATCGGTCATCTCAAGCGCCTTGGCGTCACCACCATCGAGCTGTTGCCGATCCACGGCCTCGTCGACGACAGGATACTGGTCGAAAAGAAGCTGGTGAACTACTGGGGCTACAACACGCTGTCGTTTTTCGCGCCGGAGCCGCGCTACTCGCAGGACAACCCGCTCGACGCCTTCCGCACCACGGTGGCACGGCTGCACGACGCCGGCATCGAGGTGATGCTCGACGTCGTCTACAACCACACCGCCGAGGGCAACCATATGGGCCCGACGCTGTCGTTCCGCGGCATCGACAACGCCTCCTATTACTGGCTGAAGCCGGATAATCCGCGATATTACGATGATTTCACCGGCTGCGGCAGTTCGGTCAATCTCACCCATCCGCGCGTGCTGCAGATGGTGATGGATTCGCTGCGCTACTGGGTCGAGGTCTGCCACGTCGACGGCTTCCGCTTCGATCTCGCCACCACGCTGGCGCGCGGGCCGAACGGATTCGACCGCAACACCGCATTCCTCACCGCGATCCGGCAAGACCCGGTGCTGTCATCGGTGAAGCTCGTCGCCGAACCCTGGGACCTCGGACTCGGCGGCTATCAGGTCGGTGCGTTTCCCTCGCAGTGGTCGGAATGGAACGACAAGTATCGCAGCGCGATGCGGCGCTACTGGGGCGGCGAAGGCAGCCTCATCGGCGAAGTCTCGAGCCGCATGACCGGCTCGTCCGACGTCTATCATCACGATGGCCGCACGCCCCGCGCCGGCATCAATCATGTCACCGTGCATGACGGCTTCACTCTACAGGATTTGTTCAGCTACAACGAGAAACACAATGAAGCTAACGGCGAAGACAATCGCGACGGCTCCAGCGACAACCAGAGCAACAATTGCGGCCATGAAGGCCCAACCGACGATCCGGCCATTGTCGCATTGCGCCGCCAGCTTCGAAAAAACCAGCTCGCGTGCTTGTTGCTGGCGCAGGGCCTGCCGCTGATTCTGGCCGGCGATGAAGTCGGCAACACCCAGAACGGCAACAACAATGCGTATTGCCAGGATAACGAGATCGGCTGGATCGGCTGGGAGAACCTCGGCCGCGAAGGCGATGACCTCACCGATTTCGTCGGCCACATGACCGAGCTAAGGAAGCGCTTCCCGCAAATCCGTTCACGTCGCTGGCTCGACGGGCGGCGTGCGGACGGATCCTACGGCGTGCTGTGGCTGACCCCGGCGGCCGCCGAAATGAAGGAAGAGGACTGGAATTTTCCGGAAGGCCGGTTTCTCTCTTACGTGCTGGGGCCGATCGAGCATGGGAAGGCGCCGATTTTCATCGTGCTGAACGCCGCGCCGGAAGAGATCGCGTTCAAACTGCCGCAGATGCCGGAATACAAGAGCTGGCAGCAACTATTGAACACCGCCGACGTTAAACCAGGGGTCACGGACTTCGCATCGGGAAGCGGGGCAAAGGCGCCTCCCCGTTCGGTCCTTGCCTTTGCGGGTTCGGCATGA
- the glgB gene encoding 1,4-alpha-glucan branching protein GlgB produces MTKLSAEAYAIVEGRHSDPFRYLGVHTEGGKTVVRAFLPEASNVEAVGEHGETAVLARIHDAGLFAGTLPNGSKRYQLRARFGENVVDLDDPYRFPPVLTDFDLYLLGEGTHQRLYDKLGAHPMTLDGVDGVAFVVLAPNARRVSVVGDFNFWNPRRHPMRVRGVGYWELFVPHAAAGDHYKFDIIGPQGQHLPLKSDPMAFAAEVRPSTASIVFDETKLPHPRPAPERVNALSAPMSIYEVHLGSWRRKNNNEWLTYRELAEQLPRYARDLGFTHVEFLPVSEHPFDGSWGYQPTGLYAPTSRFGRPEDFSALVDACHHEGLGVLLDWVPGHFPDDPHGLGHFDGTALYEHANPLQGRHMDWGTLIYNYGRTEIVNFLVSNALFWLERYAIDGLRVDAVASMLYLDYSRPAGGWIPNKYGGRENLEAIDFLRRFNTEVFARFPQATTAAEESTAWPQVSQPVEYGGLGFGYKWNMGWMHDTLNYISKDPIHRKHHHGDILFGLHYAFSENFILPLSHDEVVHGKRSIIGRMPGDDWQRFANLRAYYAFMFGHPGKKLMFMGCEFAQEREWSHDHGLDWHLLDEKKHAGIQSLIRDLNGLYRALPALHELDCDQSGFEWIITDDAGGNVFAWIRKGNEARARCLVVINFSPNVYREYRVRVPFAGKWHEVLNSDSAHYGGSNVGNVGEVRTLDGLVPELSLTIPPLAAIFLVPES; encoded by the coding sequence ATGACCAAACTGTCCGCGGAGGCCTATGCGATTGTCGAAGGCCGCCACTCCGATCCCTTTCGTTATCTCGGCGTTCATACCGAGGGCGGCAAAACCGTGGTCCGCGCGTTCTTACCGGAGGCGTCGAACGTCGAGGCCGTCGGGGAGCATGGCGAAACCGCGGTGCTGGCGCGGATTCACGACGCCGGGCTGTTCGCCGGGACGCTTCCGAACGGGTCCAAGCGCTACCAGCTGCGCGCCCGCTTCGGCGAGAACGTGGTCGATCTCGACGACCCCTACCGCTTTCCACCGGTGCTGACAGACTTCGATTTGTATCTGCTGGGCGAGGGTACCCATCAGCGGCTTTACGACAAGCTTGGCGCGCATCCGATGACGCTGGATGGCGTCGATGGCGTAGCGTTCGTGGTGTTGGCCCCCAACGCGCGGCGAGTCAGCGTGGTCGGCGATTTCAATTTCTGGAACCCGCGGCGGCATCCGATGCGCGTGCGCGGCGTCGGCTATTGGGAGCTGTTCGTGCCGCACGCGGCCGCGGGCGATCATTATAAATTCGATATCATCGGCCCGCAGGGCCAACATTTGCCGCTGAAGTCGGATCCGATGGCATTTGCCGCGGAAGTGCGCCCGAGCACCGCGTCCATTGTTTTCGACGAGACCAAGCTGCCGCATCCGCGCCCGGCACCGGAGAGGGTGAATGCGCTAAGCGCGCCGATGTCAATCTACGAGGTCCATCTCGGCTCGTGGCGGCGCAAGAACAACAACGAATGGCTGACCTATCGTGAGCTCGCCGAGCAGCTTCCCCGTTATGCCCGCGATCTCGGCTTTACCCATGTCGAATTTCTGCCCGTCAGCGAACATCCGTTCGACGGCTCCTGGGGCTATCAGCCGACCGGCCTGTACGCGCCGACCAGCCGGTTCGGCAGGCCCGAGGATTTTTCCGCTTTGGTTGACGCCTGTCATCACGAAGGTCTTGGCGTGTTGCTGGACTGGGTGCCCGGACATTTCCCCGACGATCCGCACGGCCTCGGCCATTTCGACGGCACCGCGCTTTATGAGCACGCCAACCCGCTGCAGGGCCGCCACATGGACTGGGGCACACTGATTTATAATTACGGTCGCACTGAAATCGTGAACTTCCTGGTATCGAACGCGCTGTTCTGGCTGGAACGTTATGCCATCGATGGCCTGCGCGTCGATGCGGTGGCGTCGATGCTCTATCTGGACTACAGCCGGCCCGCGGGCGGCTGGATTCCGAACAAATATGGCGGTCGCGAAAATCTCGAAGCCATCGATTTCCTGCGCCGCTTCAATACCGAAGTGTTCGCCCGTTTTCCGCAAGCCACCACGGCGGCGGAAGAATCGACCGCATGGCCGCAAGTGTCACAGCCGGTCGAATATGGCGGACTGGGCTTTGGCTACAAATGGAATATGGGCTGGATGCATGACACGCTGAATTACATCAGCAAGGATCCGATCCACCGCAAGCATCATCACGGCGACATCCTGTTCGGCCTGCACTACGCGTTTTCGGAAAATTTCATCCTGCCGCTGTCGCACGACGAAGTCGTCCACGGCAAGCGCTCGATCATCGGGCGGATGCCGGGCGACGACTGGCAGCGCTTTGCCAATCTGCGCGCCTATTACGCCTTCATGTTCGGACATCCCGGCAAGAAGCTGATGTTCATGGGCTGCGAATTCGCCCAGGAACGCGAATGGAGCCATGATCACGGGCTTGATTGGCATCTGCTCGATGAAAAGAAGCACGCCGGCATCCAGTCCCTGATCCGCGATCTGAACGGACTCTATCGCGCGCTGCCGGCGCTGCACGAGCTGGATTGCGATCAATCCGGTTTCGAATGGATCATAACCGACGACGCCGGCGGCAACGTGTTCGCCTGGATTCGCAAGGGCAACGAAGCGCGCGCGCGCTGTCTCGTCGTGATCAATTTTTCTCCAAATGTATATCGCGAATACCGCGTCCGCGTGCCGTTCGCCGGCAAGTGGCACGAAGTTCTCAACTCTGACTCCGCGCATTACGGCGGCAGCAATGTCGGGAACGTCGGCGAAGTCCGAACGTTGGATGGCCTGGTGCCCGAGCTCAGTCTCACCATCCCGCCTTTGGCCGCTATATTTCTCGTACCGGAAAGCTGA